A genomic stretch from Hemibagrus wyckioides isolate EC202008001 linkage group LG18, SWU_Hwy_1.0, whole genome shotgun sequence includes:
- the tnfrsfa gene encoding tumor necrosis factor receptor superfamily, member a translates to MGKELAMEHTVFLLVLALIAVSRGAAELGIHLNQTAKQQACMENQEYPHKGFCCKNCEAGTFVKEKCTANQEKGICEPCKEGTYAEHPTGMDQCLQCSQCPAGQIITVMCTSTRDTKCECKPGTFCLPDEPCEVCKKCTRCKPDEIEEQPCTPTSNAKCRKRAVSPHDPTVTPTSPSVHTKENHGTIVIVVLVLLFFIIILLVAVALWQKKRFCRKQASPVDENNVKIPIDGVSVPTSEECENSRNAGLEEAELPRTEFRPLLQETTILGSKSIPVEDEDRGLGDSLPNTTSSSQTSLSAIPVNMTLPVSANCEREAESWAREDGTPRRLVPLLAEEVSLSKSFDLFDVLDVRVHNKFFRSIGVSDNSIKLAESHNASDKVYELLRVWMQREGLRANINHLLQALLDLDQRYSAEQIASRAVERGYYKYE, encoded by the exons GTTTTTCTTCTCGTGCTGGCTCTGATTGCGGTGAGCAGAGGAGCAGCTGAGCTCGGCATCCACTTGAACCAGACGGCCAAGCAGCAAGCGTGCATGGAGAACCAGGAATATCCACACAAGGGCTTCTGCTGCAAAAACTGCGAGGCTG gcACCTTTGTGAAGGAGAAGTGCACTGCTAATCAGGAGAAGGGAATATGCGAACCATGCAAGGAGGGCACCTACGCCGAACACCCGACCGGCATGGACCAGTGCCTCCAGTGCAGTCAGTGTCCTGCAG GTCAGATAATAACAGTGATGTGCACGAGCACGAGGGATACTAAGTGCGAGTGCAAGCCAGGCACTTTCTGTCTGCCAGATGAGCCCTGTGAAGTGTGCAAAAAGTGCACTAG GTGCAAGCCAGATGAAATTGAGGAGCAGCCATGCACTCCAACATCCAATGCAAAGTGTAGAAAGCGTGCAGTATCGCCTCATGACCCCACGGTGACACCCACAAGCCCGTCCGTGCACACAAAAGAAAATCATGGCACCATag TGATCGTGGTTTTAGTGCTTTTATTCTTCATTATTATTCTACTGGTCGCGGTGGCACTTTGGCAGAAGAAACGATTCTGTCGCAAACAAG CTAGCCCAGTGGACGAAAATAATGTGAAGATTCCAATA GACGGTGTTAGCGTGCCTACCTCGGAGGAGTGTGAGAACAGTCGTAACGCAGGATTGGAGGAGGCAGAGCTGCCTCGCACTGAATTCCGTCCCCTGCTGCAAGAGACGACTATCCTGGGCAGTAAAAGCATCCCGGTGGAAGATGAGGACAGAGGACTTGGGGACAGCCTTCCAAACACCACCAGCTCCTCCCAGACCAGTCTGTCAGCCATACCAGTCAATATGACACTTCCTGTGTCAGCAAATTGTGAGAGGGAGGCAGAGTCATGGGCCAGG GAGGACGGAACACCCAGAAGACTTGTTCCATTACTTG CTGAGGAAGTGTCTCTAAGCAAGAGCTTTGACCTGTTTGACGTTCTGGACGTGCGCGTACACAACAAGTTCTTCCGCAGCATCGGCGTAAGCGATAACAGCATCAAGCTCGCCGAGTCGCACAACGCGAGCGACAAAGTGTACGAACTGTTGCGCGTGTGGATGCAGCGCGAGGGACTCCGCGCCAACATCAACCACCTGCTGCAGGCTCTGCTCGACCTGGACCAGCGCTACTCCGCCGAGCAGATCGCCTCCCGCGCAGTCGAGCGCGGCTACTACAAATACGAGTGA
- the LOC131369001 gene encoding pyroglutamylated RF-amide peptide receptor encodes MNLTSDLLDMMLKASNLSRWQFIQQYSIPPLVAVPRLPSALLPVFGVLYVLIFGLAVIGNGAVLVLMCRKKALQSPSTFFICSLALSDLLIGIVCVPASLLQHFFKNWLAGNFLCKLVPFLQVTAIATSILTMTCIAVERFQGILYPLHIRNNYILHSSIIMLVAVWIVALAIAAPMWFVQKVQVKYDFLFDVHHTSCLEVWPSQQWRRSYTVCLSVMVFLVPMVTMAILYGKIMRELWGKHRIHEAVFQTLPGSEINKITRRKRRAVKMMATVVLLFGACWAPFHLVSLLLDYEKLNLDLDSEFLLLSLVQILGFSNSVCNPVVYAALNTNFKRDLLALLTHRWIPCFWRKQARVGVSVTEPRTTTERMERRVRVQPWSKVAWDAENGEAPVTNGVRSESFNPMNLLGAIWPSSNSGTVILNVTDPVHMDATYRSDQKTAGIPSG; translated from the exons ATGAACCTTACCTCAGATTTGTTGGACATGATGCTGAAGGCATCAAACCTCTCTCGATGGCAGTTCATCCAACAATACTCCATCCCACCTCTGGTGGCTGTGCCCAGGCTCCCATCTGCTCTGCTACCAGTATTTGGTGTGCTCTATGTGCTCATCTTTGGACTTGCTGTCATTGGAAATGGGGCTGTGCTGGTTCTCATGTGCCGTAAGAAAGCGCTGCAGTCTCCAAGCACTTTCTTCATCTGCTCGCTGGCACTCAGTGATCTGCTTATTGGCAtcgtgtgtgtgcctgcatccCTGCTGCAACACTTCTTTAAAAACTGGCTGGCAG GCAACTTCCTGTGCAAGCTGGTCCCCTTTCTCCAAGTGACCGCCATAGCAACCAGCATCCTGACCATGACTTGTATCGCTGTGGAGCGTTTCCAGGGGATCTTGTATCCTCTTCATATCCGCAACAACTACATCCTTCACAGCTCCATCATAATGCTTG TGGCCGTGTGGATAGTCGCGCTGGCAATTGCAGCTCCCATGTGGTTTGTCCAGAAAGTACAG GTGAAATACGACTTTCTGTTTGATGTTCACCACACCAGTTGTCTGGAGGTGTGGCCAAGCCAGCAGTGGAGGCGGAGTTACACCGTATGCCTATCAGTGATGGTTTTTCTGGTCCCAATGGTGACCATGGCTATCCTGTATGGGAAGATCATGAGGGAACTGTGGGGCAAACACCGCATTCACGAGGCTGTGTTCCAAACACTGCCAGGGTCGGAGATCAACAAGATCACCAG gaggaagaggagggcaGTGAAGATGATGGCCACGGTGGTGCTTCTGTTCGGTGCTTGCTGGGCTCCATTTCACCTTGTATCACTGCTGCTGGACtacg AAAAGCTGAACCTGGACCTGGACTCAGAGTTTCTCTTGCTTAGCTTGGTGCAGATCCTGGGCTTCAGCAACTCCGTCTGCAACCCAGTGGTCTACGCCGCCCTCAACACCAACTTCAAGAGGGATTTGCTGGCGCTCCTGACGCACAGGTGGATACCCTGTTTCTGGAGAAAGCAGGCCCGAGTTGGAGTCTCCGTCACGGAACCGAGGACCACCACGGAGAGGATGGAGAGGAGAGTCAGGGTCCAGCCATGGAGCAAAGTGGCCTGGGATGCAGAAAATGGTGAGGCACCAGTAACAAATGGAGTGAGGTCGGAATCCTTTAACCCCATGAACCTGCTCGGTGCCATTTGGCCCAGTAGCAACTCGGGCACCGTCATTCTGAACGTCACTGACCCCGTGCACATGGATGCTACgtacagatcagatcagaagaCGGCAGGAATTCCGAGTGGATAA